One stretch of Drosophila biarmipes strain raj3 unplaced genomic scaffold, RU_DBia_V1.1 ptg000004l, whole genome shotgun sequence DNA includes these proteins:
- the LOC108030270 gene encoding uncharacterized protein LOC108030270 isoform X2, protein MLGFSGIERLDAADDGRQDLEDVLIETKAIIITRIGASKKNRPEDASFFNSSANYATGNHNRLPLLKLPKFDGKYGDYMKFITTFTSMVVKVKSTL, encoded by the coding sequence ATCGAACGGCTGGATGCGGCTGACGACGGCCGGCAAGATTTAGAAGACGTACTCATAGAAACCAAGGCAATTATCATCACTCGTATTGGGGCGTCAAAGAAGAACCGGCCAGAGGATGCAAGTTTCTTTAATTCATCGGCAAATTACGCAACTGGGAACCATAATCGTTTGCCTTTGTTAAAGCTGCCTAAATTCGACGGGAAGTATGGTGACTACATGAAGTTTATAACTACCTTTACTAGCATGGTTGTTAAAGTTAAAAGTACGCTTTAA